TGGTTGAACTTCTTAGTGAGGAAGTTGCCCAGGATCCGGGTGGGGTAGCCACAGCGGATCTGATAGGCCGACAGGGCAAAGTAGATACACTTGAAGAAGTACCAGAGCTGAGCCACAGAGTTTTGACTGAACAtcctgagaggacagagagagggagacacctCAGTACACACCTCAGAGAAATTATGCAATAGGCACACCGCTTAAGGACTGTCGAACATCACGAAGATAGACAAACATATCGTCCTAAGGGTGATTAGGCCAGATAGACCAGATGTAATGAGGTGCATCACTCTGCTGACACCCCTTCCTCTTCCTTACCTCTCAGTGACAGCAGGCAGGATGAAGAACATCCAGAGGTGGATGCCGAACACCAGGATGATCTGGAAGATGAGCTTGCCCAGGACGGTCTTGCGGAGGTAGAGGGCTCGGTCGATGATCATGGTGCTGAACTGGATGAGCAACATCACCAGGAAGGCCTCGGGCACCTGGTCCTCTGACAGCGTGGAGGCAATGTCTGCTGCGGCCGAGTGTTTCTGAGGCACAACGGGCGAACCGTTAAGTCCACAGAATGCTGTTATAGTGTCCTGTGACCAAGCACAGAGCTTCTAAAGATGGCGTGTTGATGGTTTAAATCGGAATAACATGTAAGTGGTGACACAACAATGAGTAATTCAATATCGGAATTGTTTTGAGCGGTTTGAAAAGTTTGAGAGATTTTGCAGGCGCAGGTATAGTAATAGGTTGTGGGCCAAGAGTGGCCTCGTACACAAAGTGAATTTCATTGCAGTCATGTAAACGGTACTCACTCCAAAGGCCCAGAAACCGAAGACAATGATGATGAAATCCACCACGTCAGTGAGGAACATGAGGGCGTAGACATCAGTGGCAGCACGGTACGGCGCATGTAAAATGTCACTGATGAATTCGTGACAAGGCTTGTAGACATCCCGCACACTACAAAGAGGATTGGGGAATCAAATCACCGTCTCATGCCCAAATACGGCAAGATTATAGAGGTCCACTGATGTGTGACGTCTGTATTGTCTGACGCGCTCTCCAGTGAGTGACTTCTGTGTACTTACGTGGTGATGGTGAAGTGCTTGATCTTCTCTCCCACTGCTATCAGCTTCTTACTGGCTGCCTCTCTACGCTTACCCTTCTGTTTCTTCTTCTGCTCCTTCTTCTCAGCCTTGATATCTAAGGCTTCTAGGATACAAACAGAATACAAATCATTTCACTGTAACTCGGAGGAGGGCAGTCATAAGGACACACAAGCCCTTAATTCATGAACGTCTTCATTCTCCCTTCTACTGCTAGTTTCTTTAACTCACCTTTGCTTAGTTGTTTTTTCTTGCGGAAGCGCATGATGCTGCCTTTCTTCTTGGGACCCTCCACAGGCAGGCTGGGGGGCGGCTCTGGGGTAGGGGCTACGCTGGTGCTGGGCTCTGGTTCAGGCTCTGGTTCGTCCTTCTGGTTCTTGTCCGGTTTGAGATCCTCCAGGTCCATGAGGCTGGGTCCTGGGCTGGGATGGACAAGGACCTCCaccccttctccttcctccttcttgTTGGCCTCCTTTGATGGCCGCGAGGGCTTCTCCTCCAGAGCACATTCCTGGTCCCACAGGCCATACCGCTGGTGAGAGACAGTGAGGAAACAAAACCGTTATGAGTATTGAATCCAAATATTGTGGTAAAAATGTATGATTATGAATGCCAAGGCCAACAGAGTCACGGCTGAGAGTTCAATGGTGGGCTGGTATACCTGTAGCAGTGAGCGATGGAAGAAGAGCGCCAGCAGCTGCAGCAGATCATAGCGGATGTAGTTATCCGTCTTCTCCAGGCCCAGGATACGAGGTGGGAAGAAAGGCTTGTCCTCGTTCAGCGTGAGCTCATATACACTGTTCCACGGGAAGAAACCAAACTGGAACAGGTACTTTACCACCACCATGACCTGAGTAGAACCGGAACCAACCAAAACAATGCAGAGGGAAACATAGTTTAACATAAAGAAACGTATCTAATACATGACCATCTGTTAAatgttatttgtatttatttttgtaaaAGCTAACAGCCTGGAACGGGAACAGAGTGGAATAAAGCCCTAAATTAGGCCTGGAAATCTGGAATGCAATTTAGTTTCTACCGTTGGTTTACACCAGGTGTTCAATAAAAAACAGTCTTACACATGACATACTTCACATCTTACGCATGTTTACACCACTTTAGCCAACGAAGgcaagaggagggagaagatagCATTGCACAGGTGCAGACGCTCACCATGTCTCAACAGGCTTGCATAGGTGTGCACTACCATACTACATCGGTGCAACAATGACAATCCATAAAACATAAACATTTTCAAACCAACAACGACCCACCTCAGTGTAGACAATAGCGGTCATCCAGAACTTCTTGGTGGGGCGTGGCACGGCCAGCATGGCCCAGAGGAAGATGAGGATGGGCAGCACCACTGAGATGACAGAGGCCGTCACCATGTTGTTGAGCACGATGATGAAGTAGCACACCAGCTCTGAGTTGGCAGCCAGGAGGTTGTACAGGGCAAACTGCAGCTTCAGCAGGCGGTTCTGAGAGGAGTAGAACTCCCTACACTGGACCAGCTCCTTCACAAAGAACTGCCTGAGTTAGAGGTATAGAGACATTGGGGTCAGTACAGTTCATACATGCAGGACATACACACGTGGGGACAGTTGGCAGTCTTGAGTCGATCAGGCTTGAAGTTGGAGTCTGTAGCATGTCAACTGTAGAGATCTTCTGGGAACATTGTAAGGTGTATGTCAGTACCGGTCAGTGAGCATCTCGCTGGCAGTCATGGAGTGGCGGTAGCGGCTCATGCGCTGTGGTTCTGGCTCCACCCCCAGCAGCTCCAAAGTGGGCTCTGAACAACACAGGGTGGTGCCGCTGTGACGCTCACGCTCGCTCAGCTCCTCCAGCTCCAACCCACtacaacataacacacaggtaagCAAAACACTTAACACTGACTgaattatatactgaacaaatatataaatgcaacatgcaacaatttcaaagattttacagagttacagttcatatgatgaaatcagtcaattgaaataaatgtattaggccctaatttgtggcattgtgttgtgtgacaaaactgcaaattttattgtcccctgcacaagttgcacctgtgtaatgaccatgctgtttaatcagcttcttgatatgccacacctgtcatgtggatggattatcttgtcaaaggagaaatgctcactgacagggatgtaaactaatttgtgcacaaaactttgagggaaataagctttttgtgctcatggaacatttctgggatcttttatttcagctcatgaaacatgggaccaacattttacactTTGCGTTTAaacttttgttcagtgtagatcaagtattcccaaactggggtacgcgcAAAGCCGTCGGGgctacgccaaataaaaatgtgattaacattaaaaaataaaaataataattaaatgtTTATTTTCTTCACAGTTTCAAACAGTCCAtgtatattttccaacggggttatacatttgggtgagttttttctCTCTCGCCTGAGTAGCATTGTTTccctgccaaaaataaaattaaaccatctagtgttcagcaaaataacaacacaatgtcaaatacaggtagcctagtcaaataatttacatccaatcacattaaccgttactctctcgtgggTATTCCACcaacggtccgtatgtagccaaatgaGCTCATGCTCATTTCGTTTGCTCAGAAATAGTTTTAAAAAGTAAGGCCCACGttcatagagacacataccagctctactgctgctaccagcagtactacacctgcacctgtcgacaacacaagttgttctgcttccacaagcacatccaatgctagcattaGTAaatctacatttgttgttagcccagctagtatggacactgacagttgtgaatctgatgcagccgaagagatGCCATTAataaggggctagaagcgtcttctATGGTGAGCTACTAAGTGGCTTTTGTGGAGGACTTTATTCTTCCTGTTGCcatggatatggctgggacaatgccgGGGGAAAAGGCCCCAAAAAactactgcttcgcatacaagccagtgaattctatgcgttataactggatgagtcaacagatgtggcgggcctggcacagctcctggtatttgtccgttacgtttatgggggggtcaattaaggaagacatcctcttctgcaaaccactggaaaccaggacaactggagaggatatttttaaagtactggacagctttgtgacatcaaatgggcTTTGGTGGTCAatatgtgttggtatctgtactgatgatgcaaaagccatgacagggagacatagtggagtggtaacgcgcgtgcaagcagttgctcccgatgctacttgggtacactgcagcatccaccgagaggctcttgccaccaagggaatgcctgacagcttgaagaTGTTTTGGAAACTACAGTGAAAattgttaactttgttaaagcaaggcccctgaactctcgtgtattttctgcaatatgcaatgatatggacagcgaccatgtaacgcttttacaacatacagaagtgcactGGTTATCAAGTGGGAAAGTATTGATACAAtgttttaaattgagagacgagcttaaagatTTTACTTGTCTGACCACTTACATGATGACTATCTGAtgaaatgtgatatagcgaagcacctgagtgagttgggtgcgcaattacgcaggttcTTTCCCaaaacagatgacacaaacaactggatttgtttcatgccctgtctccagtccacttAACAATacctgaacaagagagcctcattgaaattgcatcaagcgtttctgtgaaaatgtaatttaatcagaagccactgccaaaTTTCTgcattgggctgcgctcagagtatcctgccttggcaaatcgcgctgttaagacactgatgccctttgcaaccacgtacctatgtgacagtggattctcggccctcactagcatgacaactgaatacaggcacagactgtgtgtgaaaaaggatttaagactgagactctctccaatacaacccaacattgcagagttatgtgcatcctttcaagcaaacccttctcattaacctgtggtgagattattcacaattttcgatgaacaaataaggttttatatgtaagatggttaaataaatagcaaaatgattgattattatattattatttgtgcccagGTCCTACTaaagctctttgtcacttcccacgagccgggttgtgacaaaaactcattcttatgtttaataaatgtatcgtatagtgtgtgtgtggcaggcttacaatgatgacaaaaaaacaacatttgagagtgcgctgaccctggtgctatgcagctggaggttgaatgtttgaaggggtacgggactataaaagtttggaaaccactggTGTAGATGATTACAAACTAGTAAGAAAAGGACATATAAATTCTGTTAAATTCTATTCTGTTCCTCCCTCGAAAGAGATATTCAATATGAATGTGCCCAATAGGTTAAATGGGCTATCACCTTCACCAACCTGGTGGCACTGGTTCTATTCACGTGGTCCGtttctccctctatgtctcccaGACAGGTCTCCATAGTGGGGCTCTCGCTGCCCTGGGACAGCTGATCCTCCATGGGCTCCCTCAGAGATCCCTGTAAAACACTACAGGGTTAGGGTCCATCACTGGTCATACTGGGACAGTGGCCCACTAGTAGTAGATGACTTCTGGTTGTGGGAGGTACTTTATAACTGACCTGGCTGACGTTGTGTATGAGGTGGTAGCGTTCGTTGCACAGCACGGTGGAGGTGTCCACGTACTGCTTGGTGATGAGGTTGAGCCACTCTGTTAGGCCATCCACCATGGCCAGGAACACGACCCACAGCAACATGAGGATGTCCAGGATCCTCTGCACGATGTCTGCCTTCCCTGGAGCACAGCATGAGATTACATTGCACTAGGTCATACAGACAAAAAAATGTGTGAAACTTAATGAATAAATGGCACTATATAAAACACTGGGAATAGAGGGGGCAAAATATGAAATAAACCCCCAAAATACCTGAGCCTTCTCCTTCCAGTTCGTCATTGTCGTCTATCTCTTCGTGTGAGATACTTTCTTCAAATTCAAGACTACCTTCATGACCTGTAACAGAAAAAACAACAAAAAGttaaacactgtgtgtgtgtgtgtgtgtgtgtgtgtgtgtgtgtgtgtgtgtgtgtgtgatctctgacCTGATGCTGGAGAGCTGTCCTGTTCCCTCTgccgtctctcctctctttccagcctcctctgttctttctgtctctcctggCGTTCCCTCAGTGTTGCCTTGGCGCTGGTCACCCACGCCCGGTACGCCAGCTGTGAGGGCACAATACTGCATTGTGAAAAGCAAGCTTTGGAGTATCTTGAGTAATATTGTTGTTTTTGCACATTTCAGTGCAATTTAACACTGTGACAACGCTGTGGTGGCAGAGGCTGTGTTTACTGTCTAAGGTGAACTCACCTGAAAGGCAGTCTGTTTCTGAGGCTTTTTTTCTTCTGAAAATAGTTCTTCTTCCTCCTCACTGTCTGACTCAAACAAGTAGTAATCCCCAGAATGCAACACTGCAGAGGTAAACAGACACCTAGTCATAACTCATATACACCGAGACCACTTCAAACCCAGGAGTGTTTAGTGCCTGATTTTCAAACAAAACTGAAATGAAACTAAGGAAACTGACTAGCAGCATTGGACAATGCCGTTCTGTCTGAGGAAGGAAATAATGAAAACAGATGTGGGGAAAGACAGGCCAAATAGACTGGGAGATAACAATCCTCTACTGGTCTGCAGCTGCAATTCGAAGAGTATAGAGAAATATGTGTATTACCCCCATGTGTAAGACCTATTCCATTATGAAACACTATAGGTCTGCTAATAAACTGTGACAAACTCTGATTGGTTCTGTCCTAAGGCAAACTCTTCCAGATTTCTGACTGTGCATGTAAACAGTGCAGGCCGGCTCAGCCAACCATTTCCCCATCACTGACAGAAGACATCAGATGCAGATGCCGCTCACCGCAGGAGAAAAATACTCCTATTTCAATATCAAAGATCCCAGACAAATGTAATTTCCGGGCCTCCTGAGGCAGACAGATGGAAGGTATTTTATTTGAGCTAAGGGCATCTTGGGACACATCCCAGCCTCGAGTATTAACGTGATTCTAACTGACTGCATGATCTTCCAGAAGAAGTCTCTCAGACACAGTTGCATTACAGAGGATAGAGAGTGCACAGTCACATAAACATATACAATATTATATACATGGATGCTCATAGACACACCCGGAACATGCACATACAGGCACAGGACAAGCAGCTGCATGCACAAACACATCCACTTAATAACTTGGTGTGAGATAAATGCGGGGTCTGAtactgtggagatggagggatgtggagagagTCAGTCTGGCACTGACATATACACAGACAGAGGGCTATATAGTGGTGAGCTATGGAGCAAACCTTTAGCATGGTCCAGCCAGGGCTCTTGCCACTTCTTGCCACGCTTGTGGCTTCTCTTTTCCCTCTGTGGCTCTGTGGGGTGAGATGAAGGGCCGCAGGCTTTACCAAACagcaaacacacaacacaaccaccctcaAACCATCATCTGTAGTGGTGGGTTGATGAATTTCTTCAAAGAAATTGATTAACGGTTAATAGGATGATTCATGACAGCGAGAGCACAAGTCCAAACCAAAGCTCATTTCATGCCTGCTGGATTAGTACAGAGTAATGAAGTTGAGTACCTGATGCCGGATCCGCCTTGGTGTCCAACTTCCGATGGCCCTCTTTACACTTCTCCTGTTTGGAGCGGATCCGTTCCATCCTGAGGGGAAGGGCAGACATAGTCTGATGTCATCATGACGAGCACTGACtactttaccctctctctctctctctctctctctctttctctctctcattcctctctcagtTTTTCTACATTACTTGTATATAATTAAGCGGTCATATATGGCACTTGACCACACTACAATCTTGGTTTTGGACATGTGTTTTCCAGAGATCGTTCATCTGCTGTCACATTCATCAGACATATTCATAGGGAGATTAATGGCCTTGCTAGTGGCCATTCTTGGCTATTGGCTAGTTATGAGAGCTGGCTCTCTCATTAGCCTGTTTTAGCGTGATAATGTGTTGAGAACATGGAAAGCGGTTGTTTCTATGGCTACTCACGATCTCTTGAGCTGCGAGAGGGACTTCTTCTCTACTTCCTGGTGGAAGCGCATGTTCTTCACAATGCTGGCCCTGAACAGCTCAAAGCCCCTGTCCCAATCAAAACATCAGGTCAACATAACATGTttccatacagtacatacagactgAACACACAGCAAAACAGTATCAGAGTGAGTCCATCAAAACTCTGGGGCAGTTGCAGGGGAATGTCGTGGATTTTAGTGTGCCCTCCAGGGGGTGCTGTGGAGACCAGTGCTCACCGGGAGGCTTGGCGGGCAGAGGCCTGCAGGTCGGCTGTCACGTGCAGGAAGTAGCAGCTGAGGAACACTCTCCTTTGCAGCAGGAGGAAGAAGAAGCAGATACTGTCCCAGATGATCCCTGCCTCCTCTACAGGCAGAGTACACGCCTTATCGCTCACACTCTTAgctgtagaacacacacacacacaagcatacaaAGTCCGCTTTGGTTATTCTATAATATCATTGTTTACCTGCCAATTTGGAGAGTGACGTGTGTTCACTCGTAGAGATAAAATAATTGTATCCATCTGTATGTGTTGAGTACTCACGGTCATAGTAGCCCTTGACTGTGCAGACCAGACTGAAGAGTTGGATCACCCAGCAGAAACCTCTCTGCATCTccaccacaaacacacaggccAAGATCTGGGGacaacacacactctcacttACAATGTACGCAAGCCTAGCAGTTCACCTAACCAGGTTCATTTCCACCCTGTATAGGCGTATGGTTACAGTATGTGGTTGTCCACAGCGAGGTGCATAGCCACTCACAGACAACATGTTCTTGGAGATGATTACGGCCACGTTGTAGATGATGAGGCAGTCCCACATCACCAGGCGCGTGCGGGAGGGCTTCCTGAGCAGCTTGGTGCCGAAGAGCAGGAAGAAGAAGCAGGCCAGCAGGTAGCCCAGGCCAAACACACTGATCCTGGTGGCCCCCGTCACAAACACCACCGACAAGACAAACCAGAACATGTGACGGAACACCAGCACCTTGGCCATGTCCAGGTAAcacctggaggagagggggagagagagatgagagttaatGTTGATACTGTAAACTGGTAGGTGTAGTTGAGGATGTATAATAATTAGTGCAGAGTTTTCCTGGTCAGGTCgcatggtcaggaaaaactcctacCCCTCATAATAATGCCTGAAGGGTATAAAGAGGAGGAGTGTGGTTATAGCTGCTGTTAGGTCAGTTGTTATCGGTGTCTGGTCATACAGTACCTGCAGTTGATGAAGTTGGGGGCAGGGTTGAAAGGTCGCTCGTCCATGGGGTTAGGGTCGTCTGTGTTCTCCCCAGCCAGAACCAtccactcctccctcttctcATCCTCAAACACCTTCCACTGCTGAGAGGCACACATCAGGAGGACAAAGTCCGCTGGAAGGACCAGATACAGACACAACATCAGCATCAGACAGGAGGAACGCTACATTAGAACATCAGCAAATTGCTAATTAACTATTTTTTAGATTATGCATCTATGACCAGGATATTTTGAGGTCAAACAAACACAGGTCGTAGCGTTAGTAGGCCACAATATCACTGAGGTCAGGGGTCAGATGAGACAGGAGACTCACCAATGAGGTTCTTGGAGTTGGGGATGGTGTAGAAGTCTGGGAGGTAGATCCATTTGATGAGTGCTGAGTTGATTATGACGGGGGTGTTCCATCGCCAGGGGTAGTctatagagggaggagggacataCACTGTCAGGTACTGTAGGTACCAGGGGTAGTctatagagggaggagggacataCACTGACTGTCAGGTACTGTAGGTACCAGGGGTAGtctgtagagggaggagggacataCACTGTCAGGTACTGTAGGTACCAGGGGTAGTCTATTGAGGGAGGGACATACACTGTCAGGTACTGTAGGTACCAGGGGTAGtctgtagagggaggagggacataCACTGTCAGGTACTGTAGGTACCAGGGGTAGTCTATTGAGGGAGGGACATACACTGTCAGGTACTGTAGGTACCAGGGGTAGTCTGtagagggagggacatatactGTCAGGTACTGTAGGTACCAGGGGTAGtctgtagagggaggagggacataCACTGTCAGGTACTGTAGGTACCAGGGGTAGTCTATTGAGGGAGGGACATACACTGTCAGGTACTGTAGGTACCAGGAGTAGTATATAGAGGGAGGGACATACACTGTCAGGTACTGTAGGTACCAGGGGTAGTCTATAGAGGGGACATACACTGTCAGGTACTGTAGGTACCAGGAGTAGTATATAGAGGGAGGGACATACACTGTCAGATACTGTAGGTACCAGGGGTAGTCTATAGAGGGAGGGACATACACTGTCAGGTACTGTAGGTACCAGGAGTAGTCTATAGAGGGAGGGACATACACTGTCAGGTACTGTAGGTACCAGGGGTAGTCTGTAGAGGGAGGGACATACACTGTCAGGTACTGTAGGTACCAGGAGTAGTCTATAGAGGGAGGGACATACACTGTCAGGTACTGTAGGTACCAGGGGTAGTCTGTAGAGGGAGGGACACTGTCAGGGACACTGTCAGGTACTGTAGGTACTGTGGGTCTACAGGCTCTcctaacagcagagggagggacatatattGTCAGGTACTGTAGGTACAAGGGGTAGTCTGTAGAGGGTGGGACATACACTGTCAGGTACTGTAGGTACCAGGGGTAGTATATAGAGGGAGGGACATACACTGTCAGGTACTGTAGGTACCAGGGGTAGTCTGTAGAGGGAGGGACATACACTGTCAGGTACTGTAGGTACCAGGGGTAGTCTGTAGAGGGGGGAGGGACATACACTGTCAGGTACTGTAGGTAAAGAAGGTGATGTTCTTGTACAGCTACTGGGATGCTGGCAACAATGGTGATACGTGGAGATTAATGAACCCCACTCACCTATACAGAGTGCAGGGGGAATGCCCACACACAGTATGTACTGGTAGATCATGAAGATGCTGAGGAACAGGCAGTACTTGGGCCAGATCTGAGCGATGGCCGCCCGGCGACGCCGTACCATGATGGCCACCAACCAACAGCTATGGATTATGACTAGGAAGTTCATCCGCTGGCCAATCACATTCACCGTCATCATGAAGCAGATCTTGGAATGATACATGGACAAAAAAAGACATGGTAAGATATGAGAGGAATCCAAAAGCATCGAGAGATACACCAACATGCTTTTGAATAGTAACTCCAAACAGCAGAAAGAGGCCTACCTCCAGGCCAAATTTGTAGAAGCTGTAGTTGAGTAGGTACTTGATGCAGGCCAGCAGGCCCTGGTCCAGGGTATCTCTGGTGGCCTGGGGGAAGATGGctgggatgaggggaggggaccTCTGCTGCTGCCTGTAGTGGTGGTCCTGGTGGCGGTTCACTGTGGCCTCAAACACCAGCAGCATCAGCACCAGCAAGTGGTTCTAGAAGGACACAAACACGACAGCATGAGTTAGGTCCAGTACACTTGTTATTTGACCTAGTACCAAAGTTGgggtcaattcaatttcaattccagtcaatttaGAAGGTAAACAAAATTCTAATAAAAAAATGTTCCTCATTGAAAAGCAATGaagaattggaatttcagtgctcttcctgaattgactggaattgaaattgaccccaaccctgcctaGTACAcatataaataaaatacatagCTCAATGACATTTGCTTATAATCAGTCAAAAAACTGTCCCGAAGAGCATTGATCTCACCTTGCTATAGCCCAGCACGGTGGCATCCTTCCTGAAGCCAAACCAGTTGGCTGGGTCTACAGGCTCTCTGTACAGAGTGGAGTTCAGGACCTCAGCATCTTTCAGATTGGTTTCATTCGCCAAGGGCTATgatggaaagaaagagaaatggagatggagcgagagagagaaagaaagaaaaagaaagaaagggagagagagagagagagagagagagagagagagagagagagagagagagagagagagagagagagagagagatagagagagggagagggaaagagcgagTATATATGAGACTGGGGAACTGCAGCCAAACGTCTCTGCAAATCACAGAAAAATAAACAAAAGGCTGTTCTCCTCTAAACGGCCATAAAGCAGGTAGACTAAACACGTCAACAGAATTCGCACATGAAACTGCCTGTAGTTAGCACCAAGGTATTAGCTTCTCACCAGGGGTAAATACTAGCATAGCGTGCACTCAGCAGAACGCTGGCAGCATGAGTGTGAAAATGCTATCAATATAAACAGAGAGCATAGCTCTGTACACTTTCATCTGTActccactgtctgtgtgtctttccagactggtgtctcaccACAGTGCAGTTGTTGGAGTACTCGACAGGGTCGACGATGCTGAGCTGGTAGAGCATCTTGCAGACGATGATGATGCAGACCCAGACGGTGGACAGACAGCAAGCCATGTGACGGAAGCGGGAGTAGGGCATGGCAAACGCCCAGAGCACCACCAGAACCAGGTTCATCACAGacggctgagacagacagacagacagacagacagacagacagacagacagacagacaga
This genomic interval from Oncorhynchus keta strain PuntledgeMale-10-30-2019 chromosome 2, Oket_V2, whole genome shotgun sequence contains the following:
- the LOC118394145 gene encoding piezo-type mechanosensitive ion channel component 1 isoform X2 is translated as MELQVVCGLLYGFLLPTFLLAACLFRYNALSLVYLLYLLLLPWFLWPNKHTLRGHTGRFIKALFCTSLLFLLAHVSFQICLYTIPDLDHALGNNCSLWETLSRHVGVSRLPLDDPWGVVRLLSPDLGVFVISLVTLVVCNRLVKKRDDIPFLSVASDSTQGTEDESETKEGEDEEEEGDEEGMSSPSDPMVSAATRAKQLAARLRATAQKVLRDLGRILAITLLALAGITLPSAFSAIYFLLFIGVCTWWACHFPISHLGFNVLCVMVGFFTAGHLVCLYLYQCPIAQGIFPPASLWARLFGLKDIIKPGNCSASYDLILNTEHDWPVYVNPGILLLLYITVATVLKISCHRGSADKGEEGAQLVKGTEAGGGEVELNPWSAQRRPSQGDTENTLQSIESTVDGVTNGSSHQDLGPGLSSAPDGQHGDHPLHLLGRVVMQQSYVCALIAMMVWSITYHSWLTFVLLLWACLIWMLRARRHFAMLCSPFILLYVLALCFLQYVWAMDLQPELPRTVGTMSLRQLGLDRAQYPCLRLGAMLLYTLTFWLLLRQSVKDNFSRKKGGSAPLQEVTTGEVSGQNESVLKVVGRLVMSCYAKYWIYVCGGMFIMVSFAGKLVGYKIIYMLLFLLCLCLYQVYYSLWRRLLKVFWWLVVAYTMLVLITIYTFQFEDFPAYWKNFTGFTEEQLADIGLETFKLTELFTSILIPGFFLLACILQLHYFHKPFMRITDLDHVTPIHRKRNRHRPEVRRCDDGAVFEEDDLVTDLGDDESEDDEMLPSKWGLVVNRLVVLFRKLSDTLTQIQVLIWRVLELHILKMVAFFVVWVALGEPSVMNLVLVVLWAFAMPYSRFRHMACCLSTVWVCIIIVCKMLYQLSIVDPVEYSNNCTVPLANETNLKDAEVLNSTLYREPVDPANWFGFRKDATVLGYSKNHLLVLMLLVFEATVNRHQDHHYRQQQRSPPLIPAIFPQATRDTLDQGLLACIKYLLNYSFYKFGLEICFMMTVNVIGQRMNFLVIIHSCWLVAIMVRRRRAAIAQIWPKYCLFLSIFMIYQYILCVGIPPALCIDYPWRWNTPVIINSALIKWIYLPDFYTIPNSKNLIADFVLLMCASQQWKVFEDEKREEWMVLAGENTDDPNPMDERPFNPAPNFINCRCYLDMAKVLVFRHMFWFVLSVVFVTGATRISVFGLGYLLACFFFLLFGTKLLRKPSRTRLVMWDCLIIYNVAVIISKNMLSILACVFVVEMQRGFCWVIQLFSLVCTVKGYYDPKSVSDKACTLPVEEAGIIWDSICFFFLLLQRRVFLSCYFLHVTADLQASARQASRGFELFRASIVKNMRFHQEVEKKSLSQLKRSMERIRSKQEKCKEGHRKLDTKADPASEPQREKRSHKRGKKWQEPWLDHAKVLHSGDYYLFESDSEEEEELFSEEKKPQKQTAFQLAYRAWVTSAKATLRERQERQKEQRRLEREERRQREQDSSPASGHEGSLEFEESISHEEIDDNDELEGEGSGKADIVQRILDILMLLWVVFLAMVDGLTEWLNLITKQYVDTSTVLCNERYHLIHNVSQGSLREPMEDQLSQGSESPTMETCLGDIEGETDHVNRTSATSGLELEELSERERHSGTTLCCSEPTLELLGVEPEPQRMSRYRHSMTASEMLTDRQFFVKELVQCREFYSSQNRLLKLQFALYNLLAANSELVCYFIIVLNNMVTASVISVVLPILIFLWAMLAVPRPTKKFWMTAIVYTEVMVVVKYLFQFGFFPWNSVYELTLNEDKPFFPPRILGLEKTDNYIRYDLLQLLALFFHRSLLQRYGLWDQECALEEKPSRPSKEANKKEEGEGVEVLVHPSPGPSLMDLEDLKPDKNQKDEPEPEPEPSTSVAPTPEPPPSLPVEGPKKKGSIMRFRKKKQLSKEALDIKAEKKEQKKKQKGKRREAASKKLIAVGEKIKHFTITTVRDVYKPCHEFISDILHAPYRAATDVYALMFLTDVVDFIIIVFGFWAFGKHSAAADIASTLSEDQVPEAFLVMLLIQFSTMIIDRALYLRKTVLGKLIFQIILVFGIHLWMFFILPAVTERMFSQNSVAQLWYFFKCIYFALSAYQIRCGYPTRILGNFLTKKFNHLNLFLFQGFRLVPFLVELRAVMDWVWTDTTLSLSNWMCVEDIYANIFIIKCSRETEKKYPQPKGQKKKKIVKYGMGGLIIFFLICIIWFPLLFISLVRSVVGVVNHPVDVTVTVKLGGYEPLFTMSVQQQSIQSFTEEDYNKLTTNFYDNARAMQFITLYSYEDIVTAKIEGSSGSVWRISPPSRQEVVKELLGSPVDMTLRLAWTFQRDLGKGGTVEHTSDKYSIDLDPGNPVRADLASLLVGNRTDPVYIRAPNGAEAKPVDQLYEGDEEGYQDVTLSLMRDRSLNSTRGAQEWWDISIADCPPSTGACGVLPMVIFNDKVSPPSLGFLAGYGIMGLYVSVVLVIGKFVRGFFSEISHSIMFEELPCVNRILKLCTDIFLVRETGELELEEELYSKLIFLYRSPETMIKWTRDKLSSDNR